The proteins below come from a single Chryseobacterium capnotolerans genomic window:
- a CDS encoding helix-turn-helix domain-containing protein, with translation MKSLCNGEYFGETNQRINLEGLTITDTEYTHPYVDWHYHENAYFTFLLQGNMTEGNKKETYGCSSGTLLYHHWEDPHYNIKPDVFTRGFHIEISQNWFDRFDIQKNKVEGSFNIRNPAFKLLVHLIFKETKINDSSLEMAIDQLLVHLFSQLTYEKEIKETKPLWVGQINELLHENVTETLNLTELSKTLNIHPIHLSRDFHKYFHCNLGEYLRKLKINKAMELLHSPSSLTDIALECGFADQSHFIRCFKKI, from the coding sequence ATGAAGAGTCTTTGTAACGGCGAATACTTTGGGGAAACTAATCAGAGGATCAATTTAGAAGGATTGACGATCACTGATACGGAATATACTCATCCTTATGTGGACTGGCATTATCACGAAAATGCTTATTTTACCTTTCTCCTTCAGGGCAATATGACGGAAGGAAACAAAAAAGAAACATACGGATGCTCATCAGGAACATTGTTGTATCATCATTGGGAAGATCCGCACTATAATATTAAACCGGATGTTTTTACCAGAGGCTTCCATATAGAAATCAGTCAAAATTGGTTTGACCGTTTTGATATTCAGAAAAACAAAGTTGAAGGCAGTTTCAATATAAGAAATCCAGCCTTCAAATTATTGGTACATCTGATTTTTAAAGAAACAAAAATCAATGATTCATCTCTTGAAATGGCTATCGATCAATTATTAGTACATCTTTTTAGTCAATTAACTTATGAGAAGGAAATCAAAGAAACAAAACCTTTGTGGGTAGGCCAGATTAATGAACTATTACATGAAAACGTTACTGAAACTCTAAATCTGACTGAACTTTCTAAAACGTTGAATATCCATCCTATTCATTTAAGCAGAGATTTTCATAAATATTTCCATTGCAATCTGGGAGAATATCTCCGGAAATTAAAGATTAATAAAGCAATGGAACTCCTCCATTCGCCATCTTCATTAACGGATATTGCTCTGGAATGTGGTTTTGCAGATCAAAGTCATTTCATCCGTTGTTTCAAAAAAATATAG